In Myxococcota bacterium, a single genomic region encodes these proteins:
- a CDS encoding CaiB/BaiF CoA-transferase family protein, protein MGPLEGIRLLEIAGIGPGPYCAMVLADMGAEVIRIVKPGPAAFVSEDQVSGDLLSRGRRSICVDLKQPRALDTVLRLVEQADGLFEGFRPGVMERLGLGPDVCLGRNPRLVYGRMTGFGQEGPLAQAAGHDINYIALAGALAHIGRADQPPTPPLNLVGDFGGGGLLLAFGMVCALLERVRSGEGQVVDAAMVDGASALMTVFHSAQQSGFWGPPGTNMLDSGAPWYDAYETSDGKYVSLGSIEPQFYATLLEKTGLDAESLPDQHDRAQWPKLRERFADLFKTRSRDAWCELLEGSDACFAPVLDMGEAREHPHNRARNAFLEIDGVAQPAPAPRFSRTPGGVQRPPAVGGAHTDAVLSEWGFSADELAALRETKAIQ, encoded by the coding sequence ATGGGACCGCTCGAGGGGATTCGGCTGCTGGAGATCGCGGGGATCGGACCCGGTCCGTACTGCGCGATGGTGCTCGCGGACATGGGTGCCGAGGTGATCCGGATCGTCAAACCGGGGCCGGCTGCCTTCGTGTCCGAAGACCAGGTCTCTGGCGACCTCTTGAGCCGGGGCCGTCGCAGCATCTGCGTCGATTTGAAGCAACCCCGAGCGCTCGACACCGTCCTGCGTCTGGTCGAACAGGCGGACGGCCTCTTCGAGGGCTTCCGACCCGGCGTGATGGAGCGACTCGGACTCGGTCCCGACGTGTGCCTGGGCCGCAATCCGCGCCTGGTCTACGGACGCATGACCGGCTTTGGCCAAGAGGGTCCTCTGGCCCAGGCCGCGGGTCATGACATCAACTACATCGCGCTCGCCGGTGCGCTCGCCCACATCGGTCGCGCCGACCAACCGCCGACACCCCCGCTCAACCTCGTCGGAGACTTCGGCGGCGGTGGACTGCTCCTCGCCTTCGGGATGGTGTGCGCGCTGCTCGAACGCGTGCGATCTGGGGAAGGACAGGTCGTCGACGCCGCGATGGTCGACGGCGCGTCCGCATTGATGACCGTCTTCCACTCGGCGCAGCAATCCGGGTTCTGGGGACCGCCCGGCACCAACATGCTCGACAGCGGTGCCCCCTGGTACGACGCCTACGAGACCTCGGACGGCAAGTACGTCTCGCTCGGATCGATCGAGCCCCAGTTCTACGCGACGTTGCTCGAGAAGACCGGACTCGACGCCGAGTCGCTCCCGGACCAGCACGACCGCGCCCAATGGCCGAAGCTCCGCGAGCGCTTCGCGGACCTGTTCAAGACGCGCAGCCGCGACGCGTGGTGCGAACTCCTCGAAGGCAGTGACGCGTGCTTCGCCCCGGTGCTCGACATGGGAGAGGCGCGCGAGCACCCCCACAACCGGGCGCGGAACGCGTTCCTCGAGATCGACGGCGTTGCCCAGCCCGCACCGGCGCCGCGCTTCTCTCGCACGCCGGGCGGGGTCCAGCGCCCGCCGGCCGTGGGGGGCGCCCATACCGACGCGGTGTTGTCCGAGTGGGGTTTCTCCGCGGACGAACTCGCTGCGTTGCGAGAGACGAAGGCGATCCAGTAG